One Bombus pyrosoma isolate SC7728 linkage group LG9, ASM1482585v1, whole genome shotgun sequence genomic window carries:
- the LOC122571013 gene encoding tonsoku-like protein isoform X3: MDIGRLIKKKKRVKRDGNLQQLAEIVKELGDVYFESDKYEDALQEYTEQMEICNILGDKLNIAVAHRMIGEIQASLGNYEEALSHQNLYLEGAKEIQNLLEEQRAYATLGRTYFCWAESQPEDSERKPDALISARQAYTKSIRLCNELGDTNIDLKELMTMRARLLLNLGLVLEAEKKTQEAVDLLVKAAGLCKTHNLREDFYRTQIALGGIYERNRDYDLALTHFETAVEVDNSCLKAEARFLRAELLLKIGKWTESRKILVLLYVTENLPQNLKHQVEKCLRIVATLQTTEEALTTEKDTSIKLKYYETLGDAAVAAHCFEEAIEYYRKMLMCAEEIESDRTGAALLSLAQTLKDVGRYNEALDFARRELELCTNPREICRSALFLVDLLITIKANNKEIEEIYSLALKNAKACNDISLETSVLREHLNYLTNTNRTEEIGALSEKLDTLEKLCNDTDSESESEENNIGANICLEDLSDVEAELKIRENIKNRKRTRKTSVAIKRNEKGETQLHVACIHGNVETVEKLLESGHLTNVRDHFGWTPLHEAANHGHVEIAKLLLKYGADVNDPGSLMCQGVTPLHDAASCGNFTMMRFLIEHGANVELKTNDDDTALDCLEQWRNRVDALSSEDQMEYDEMHKLLSVMIPASNKKISKRSHTSSCNSKTHSIDENVVIEKISAGEDYKRTIANLKHRNDPIGASLFSMKRNVNPLLNSEEVLLDDWLEDDINESINNRRCSDEHSSSMTKRKSSNGNTDVEKNLKRQKMNDQDQVIEDNECDVIEEDSNDSCSTEIRRISTERKIQKKKQQMSLLSIGFTKDSTSRSSSPVIPFNTGYESTEINTMRSVILNILVDGKMFKTQIEFSNTMKPVVKEIVTDIETRFYNDTGCKTKLDLKTMDGIAINCNNVFTILNEGDIVKNLTCEIIELETPSIVERYGAICKNYNIDVRECILKCLKSCENTFTLRLKQEDIRKEEFISLLKTLEYQKNVQILDLSGGNLYELGKSLNDCILRLSALQELCLQGCDID; encoded by the exons atggATATCGGAA gattaattaaaaagaagaaacgggtCAAGCGTGATGGCAACCTTCAGCAATTGGCTGAAATTGTTAAAGAGCTTGGTGACGTATACTTTGAAAGTGACAAGTATGAAGATGCTTTGCAAGAATATACAGAACAAATGGAAATTTGCAATATCTTAggagataaattaaatatagcaGTTGCTCATAGAATGATTGGAGAAATACAGGCAAGTCTTGGCAACTACGAGGAAGCATTGAGCCATCAAAATCTTTACTTGg AAGGGGCCAAggagatacaaaatttattagaagaaCAACGAGCTTATGCAACATTAGGTAGAACATATTTTTGTTGGGCTGAAAGTCAGCCTGAGGATTCTGAAAGAAAACCTGATGCTCTTATAAGTGCAAGACAAGCGTACACGAAGAGTATACGTCTTTGCAATGa attggGTGATACTAACATTGACCTAAAAGAATTAATGACAATGAGGGCACGATTGTTACTGAATTTGGGATTAGTACTAGAAGCTGAAAAAAAAACCCAAGAGGCTGTTGATCTACTGGTAAAAGCTGCAGGTTTATGTAAGACACACAACTTGCGGGAAGATTTCTATAGAACGCAAATTGCTCTCGGAGGAATTTACGAGCGGAATCGCGATTACGATCTGGCTTTAACACATTTCGAAACTGCTGTTGAAGTTGATAATTCATGCTTGAAAGCGGAAGCACGATTTCTTCGAGCAGAATTGCTTTTAAAGATAGGAAAATGGACCGAATCACGAAAAATATTAGTGCTTCTTTACGTTACAGAAAACTTACCACAAAATCTGAAGCATCAAGTAGAAAAATGTCTCAGGATAG ttGCCACATTACAAACAACTGAAGAAGCTTTAACTACAGAAAAAGATACCAGCATTaagttgaaatattatgaGACATTAGGAGATGCGGCGGTGGCTGCACACTGTTTTGAGGAAGCTATAGAATATTACAGAAAGATGCTCATGTGTGCGGAAGAAATAGAAAGCGATCGCACAGGGGCAGCTTTATTAAGTTTAGCCCAAACATTGAAAGATGTTGGACGATATAACGAAGCATTGGACTTTGCTCGTAGAGAACTAGAACTATGCACAAATCCACGTGAAATATGTAGATCTGCTTTGTTTTTAGTAGATTTATTGATAACTATTAAAGCAAACAACAAAGAgattgaagaaatttatagTCTAGCcttgaaaaatgcaaaagcTTGCAATGATATTTCTTTAGAAACAAGTGTTTTAAGAGAACACTTGAATTATCTAACAAATACTAATAGAACAGAAGAGATAGGAGCACTTTCAGAAAAGTTAGAtacattggaaaaattatgtaatgaTACAGATAGTGAAAGCGAATCAGAAGAAAACAATATTGGCGCGAACATTTGCTTGGAAGATTTGTCGGATGTTGAAGCAGAATTAAAgattagagaaaatattaaaaatagaaaacgaacgagaaagaCGTCGGTTGCTataaaaaggaacgaaaaaggagaaacacAACTTCATGTAGCTTGTATACACGGGAATGTTGAAactgtagaaaaattattagaatctGGTCATTTAACGAATGTTAGAGACCATTTTGGCTGGACTCCTCTTCATGAAGCAGCTAATCATGGTCATGtcgaaattgcaaaattattattaaaatatggtGCAGATGTAAATGATCCTGGAAGTTTGATGTGCCAAGGAGTTACTCCTCTTCATGATGCGGCTTCTTGCGGAAATTTTACCATGATGagatttttaatcgaacatGGAGCAAATGTGGAACTTAAAACGAACGATGATGATACTGCACTAGATTGTCTAGAACAATGGAGGAATCGTGTTGATGCTTTATCTTCTGAAGATCAAATGGAGTATGATGAAATGCACAAATTATTGTCTGTTATGATACCAGCgagtaataagaaaatttcgaaacgatcTCATACATCATCATGCAATTCAAAAACTCACAGCATAGATGAAAATGTTGTTATAGAAAAGATCTCTGCAGGTGAAGATTATAAAAGAACTATAGCTAACTTGAAACATAGGAATGATCCAATTGGAGCTTCTTTGTTCTCTATGAAACGAAATGTAAATCCACTTTTGAATAGTGAAGAGGTTCTTTTAGATGATTGGTTGGAAGATGATATCAatgaaagtataaataatagaagGTGCTCTGATGAACATTCCTCCTCAATGACGAAGAGGAAATCAAGTAACGGAAATACCGATgttgagaaaaatttaaaacggCAAAAAATGAATGATCAAGATCAAGTAATTGAAGATAATGAATGTGATGTAATAGAGGAGGATAGTAATGATAGTTGCAGTACTGAAATCAGACGGATTTCTACTGAACgtaaaattcagaaaaaaaaacagcaaATGTCGTTGTTATCAATTGGATTTACTAAAGATTCTACTTCTCGTAGTTCTTCACCTGTAATTCCATTCAACACAGGATATGAATCAACAGAAATCAATACTATGAGATcagttattttaaacatccttgtagatggaaaaatgtttaaaacccaaatagaattttcgaatACAATGAAGCCCGtagtaaaagaaattgtaactGATATTGAAACTAGATTCTACAACGATACTGGATGTAAAACAAAACTAGATCTAAAAACTATGGATGGTATTGCGATCAATTGCAATAACGTGTTCACGATATTAAATGAAGGggatattgttaaaaatttgacaTGCGAAATAATTGAGTTAGAAACTCCTTCTATTGTCGAGCGATATGGGGcgatttgtaaaaattacaatatag atgttCGAGAATGCATATTAAAGTGTTTGAAATCATGCGAGAACACGTTTACTTTGCGATTAAAACAAGAAGAtattagaaaagaagaatttatatctttattgaAAACTCTAGAATATCAAAagaatgttcaaatattagaTTTATCCGGTGGTAACTTATATGAACTTGGAAAATCTTTAAATGATTGTATTTTAAGATTGTCAGCTTTGCAAGAATTGTGCCTTCAAGGATGTGATATAGATT AG
- the LOC122571013 gene encoding tonsoku-like protein isoform X2 has translation MDIGRLIKKKKRVKRDGNLQQLAEIVKELGDVYFESDKYEDALQEYTEQMEICNILGDKLNIAVAHRMIGEIQASLGNYEEALSHQNLYLEGAKEIQNLLEEQRAYATLGRTYFCWAESQPEDSERKPDALISARQAYTKSIRLCNELGDTNIDLKELMTMRARLLLNLGLVLEAEKKTQEAVDLLVKAAGLCKTHNLREDFYRTQIALGGIYERNRDYDLALTHFETAVEVDNSCLKAEARFLRAELLLKIGKWTESRKILVLLYVTENLPQNLKHQVEKCLRIVATLQTTEEALTTEKDTSIKLKYYETLGDAAVAAHCFEEAIEYYRKMLMCAEEIESDRTGAALLSLAQTLKDVGRYNEALDFARRELELCTNPREICRSALFLVDLLITIKANNKEIEEIYSLALKNAKACNDISLETSVLREHLNYLTNTNRTEEIGALSEKLDTLEKLCNDTDSESESEENNIGANICLEDLSDVEAELKIRENIKNRKRTRKTSVAIKRNEKGETQLHVACIHGNVETVEKLLESGHLTNVRDHFGWTPLHEAANHGHVEIAKLLLKYGADVNDPGSLMCQGVTPLHDAASCGNFTMMRFLIEHGANVELKTNDDDTALDCLEQWRNRVDALSSEDQMEYDEMHKLLSVMIPASNKKISKRSHTSSCNSKTHSIDENVVIEKISAGEDYKRTIANLKHRNDPIGASLFSMKRNVNPLLNSEEVLLDDWLEDDINESINNRRCSDEHSSSMTKRKSSNGNTDVEKNLKRQKMNDQDQVIEDNECDVIEEDSNDSCSTEIRRISTERKIQKKKQQMSLLSIGFTKDSTSRSSSPVIPFNTGYESTEINTMRSVILNILVDGKMFKTQIEFSNTMKPVVKEIVTDIETRFYNDTGCKTKLDLKTMDGIAINCNNVFTILNEGDIVKNLTCEIIELETPSIVERYGAICKNYNIDVRECILKCLKSCENTFTLRLKQEDIRKEEFISLLKTLEYQKNVQILDLSGGNLYELGKSLNDCILRLSALQELCLQGCDIDLTFPSNWCSIESQKL, from the exons atggATATCGGAA gattaattaaaaagaagaaacgggtCAAGCGTGATGGCAACCTTCAGCAATTGGCTGAAATTGTTAAAGAGCTTGGTGACGTATACTTTGAAAGTGACAAGTATGAAGATGCTTTGCAAGAATATACAGAACAAATGGAAATTTGCAATATCTTAggagataaattaaatatagcaGTTGCTCATAGAATGATTGGAGAAATACAGGCAAGTCTTGGCAACTACGAGGAAGCATTGAGCCATCAAAATCTTTACTTGg AAGGGGCCAAggagatacaaaatttattagaagaaCAACGAGCTTATGCAACATTAGGTAGAACATATTTTTGTTGGGCTGAAAGTCAGCCTGAGGATTCTGAAAGAAAACCTGATGCTCTTATAAGTGCAAGACAAGCGTACACGAAGAGTATACGTCTTTGCAATGa attggGTGATACTAACATTGACCTAAAAGAATTAATGACAATGAGGGCACGATTGTTACTGAATTTGGGATTAGTACTAGAAGCTGAAAAAAAAACCCAAGAGGCTGTTGATCTACTGGTAAAAGCTGCAGGTTTATGTAAGACACACAACTTGCGGGAAGATTTCTATAGAACGCAAATTGCTCTCGGAGGAATTTACGAGCGGAATCGCGATTACGATCTGGCTTTAACACATTTCGAAACTGCTGTTGAAGTTGATAATTCATGCTTGAAAGCGGAAGCACGATTTCTTCGAGCAGAATTGCTTTTAAAGATAGGAAAATGGACCGAATCACGAAAAATATTAGTGCTTCTTTACGTTACAGAAAACTTACCACAAAATCTGAAGCATCAAGTAGAAAAATGTCTCAGGATAG ttGCCACATTACAAACAACTGAAGAAGCTTTAACTACAGAAAAAGATACCAGCATTaagttgaaatattatgaGACATTAGGAGATGCGGCGGTGGCTGCACACTGTTTTGAGGAAGCTATAGAATATTACAGAAAGATGCTCATGTGTGCGGAAGAAATAGAAAGCGATCGCACAGGGGCAGCTTTATTAAGTTTAGCCCAAACATTGAAAGATGTTGGACGATATAACGAAGCATTGGACTTTGCTCGTAGAGAACTAGAACTATGCACAAATCCACGTGAAATATGTAGATCTGCTTTGTTTTTAGTAGATTTATTGATAACTATTAAAGCAAACAACAAAGAgattgaagaaatttatagTCTAGCcttgaaaaatgcaaaagcTTGCAATGATATTTCTTTAGAAACAAGTGTTTTAAGAGAACACTTGAATTATCTAACAAATACTAATAGAACAGAAGAGATAGGAGCACTTTCAGAAAAGTTAGAtacattggaaaaattatgtaatgaTACAGATAGTGAAAGCGAATCAGAAGAAAACAATATTGGCGCGAACATTTGCTTGGAAGATTTGTCGGATGTTGAAGCAGAATTAAAgattagagaaaatattaaaaatagaaaacgaacgagaaagaCGTCGGTTGCTataaaaaggaacgaaaaaggagaaacacAACTTCATGTAGCTTGTATACACGGGAATGTTGAAactgtagaaaaattattagaatctGGTCATTTAACGAATGTTAGAGACCATTTTGGCTGGACTCCTCTTCATGAAGCAGCTAATCATGGTCATGtcgaaattgcaaaattattattaaaatatggtGCAGATGTAAATGATCCTGGAAGTTTGATGTGCCAAGGAGTTACTCCTCTTCATGATGCGGCTTCTTGCGGAAATTTTACCATGATGagatttttaatcgaacatGGAGCAAATGTGGAACTTAAAACGAACGATGATGATACTGCACTAGATTGTCTAGAACAATGGAGGAATCGTGTTGATGCTTTATCTTCTGAAGATCAAATGGAGTATGATGAAATGCACAAATTATTGTCTGTTATGATACCAGCgagtaataagaaaatttcgaaacgatcTCATACATCATCATGCAATTCAAAAACTCACAGCATAGATGAAAATGTTGTTATAGAAAAGATCTCTGCAGGTGAAGATTATAAAAGAACTATAGCTAACTTGAAACATAGGAATGATCCAATTGGAGCTTCTTTGTTCTCTATGAAACGAAATGTAAATCCACTTTTGAATAGTGAAGAGGTTCTTTTAGATGATTGGTTGGAAGATGATATCAatgaaagtataaataatagaagGTGCTCTGATGAACATTCCTCCTCAATGACGAAGAGGAAATCAAGTAACGGAAATACCGATgttgagaaaaatttaaaacggCAAAAAATGAATGATCAAGATCAAGTAATTGAAGATAATGAATGTGATGTAATAGAGGAGGATAGTAATGATAGTTGCAGTACTGAAATCAGACGGATTTCTACTGAACgtaaaattcagaaaaaaaaacagcaaATGTCGTTGTTATCAATTGGATTTACTAAAGATTCTACTTCTCGTAGTTCTTCACCTGTAATTCCATTCAACACAGGATATGAATCAACAGAAATCAATACTATGAGATcagttattttaaacatccttgtagatggaaaaatgtttaaaacccaaatagaattttcgaatACAATGAAGCCCGtagtaaaagaaattgtaactGATATTGAAACTAGATTCTACAACGATACTGGATGTAAAACAAAACTAGATCTAAAAACTATGGATGGTATTGCGATCAATTGCAATAACGTGTTCACGATATTAAATGAAGGggatattgttaaaaatttgacaTGCGAAATAATTGAGTTAGAAACTCCTTCTATTGTCGAGCGATATGGGGcgatttgtaaaaattacaatatag atgttCGAGAATGCATATTAAAGTGTTTGAAATCATGCGAGAACACGTTTACTTTGCGATTAAAACAAGAAGAtattagaaaagaagaatttatatctttattgaAAACTCTAGAATATCAAAagaatgttcaaatattagaTTTATCCGGTGGTAACTTATATGAACTTGGAAAATCTTTAAATGATTGTATTTTAAGATTGTCAGCTTTGCAAGAATTGTGCCTTCAAGGATGTGATATAGATT TAACCTTCCCTTCAAACTGGTGTTCAATCGAATCACAAAAGCtataa
- the LOC122571013 gene encoding tonsoku-like protein isoform X1 — MDIGRLIKKKKRVKRDGNLQQLAEIVKELGDVYFESDKYEDALQEYTEQMEICNILGDKLNIAVAHRMIGEIQASLGNYEEALSHQNLYLEGAKEIQNLLEEQRAYATLGRTYFCWAESQPEDSERKPDALISARQAYTKSIRLCNELGDTNIDLKELMTMRARLLLNLGLVLEAEKKTQEAVDLLVKAAGLCKTHNLREDFYRTQIALGGIYERNRDYDLALTHFETAVEVDNSCLKAEARFLRAELLLKIGKWTESRKILVLLYVTENLPQNLKHQVEKCLRIVATLQTTEEALTTEKDTSIKLKYYETLGDAAVAAHCFEEAIEYYRKMLMCAEEIESDRTGAALLSLAQTLKDVGRYNEALDFARRELELCTNPREICRSALFLVDLLITIKANNKEIEEIYSLALKNAKACNDISLETSVLREHLNYLTNTNRTEEIGALSEKLDTLEKLCNDTDSESESEENNIGANICLEDLSDVEAELKIRENIKNRKRTRKTSVAIKRNEKGETQLHVACIHGNVETVEKLLESGHLTNVRDHFGWTPLHEAANHGHVEIAKLLLKYGADVNDPGSLMCQGVTPLHDAASCGNFTMMRFLIEHGANVELKTNDDDTALDCLEQWRNRVDALSSEDQMEYDEMHKLLSVMIPASNKKISKRSHTSSCNSKTHSIDENVVIEKISAGEDYKRTIANLKHRNDPIGASLFSMKRNVNPLLNSEEVLLDDWLEDDINESINNRRCSDEHSSSMTKRKSSNGNTDVEKNLKRQKMNDQDQVIEDNECDVIEEDSNDSCSTEIRRISTERKIQKKKQQMSLLSIGFTKDSTSRSSSPVIPFNTGYESTEINTMRSVILNILVDGKMFKTQIEFSNTMKPVVKEIVTDIETRFYNDTGCKTKLDLKTMDGIAINCNNVFTILNEGDIVKNLTCEIIELETPSIVERYGAICKNYNIDVRECILKCLKSCENTFTLRLKQEDIRKEEFISLLKTLEYQKNVQILDLSGGNLYELGKSLNDCILRLSALQELCLQGCDIDCKCLSKLEKLPPQLKFLDLSYNPLGSSSQEILFKLFTPLTQLRTLNLRYCQLCNFRFLLNNNSLVNLDISWNCFSEDEVCVTLQRQLLNLNLSNTICSRDFNLVKNIFNKTDFSFVNLECLELASCELSDTDIRNILSRVSNLSKLVLKGNRKVGAQSLNLLLKYTPTLRHIDVSGCENITEFPDSEVFIEKPEICTLIVSMYPEVCDCWVHLWRGKGVVKKLPHNLTIFKPVL; from the exons atggATATCGGAA gattaattaaaaagaagaaacgggtCAAGCGTGATGGCAACCTTCAGCAATTGGCTGAAATTGTTAAAGAGCTTGGTGACGTATACTTTGAAAGTGACAAGTATGAAGATGCTTTGCAAGAATATACAGAACAAATGGAAATTTGCAATATCTTAggagataaattaaatatagcaGTTGCTCATAGAATGATTGGAGAAATACAGGCAAGTCTTGGCAACTACGAGGAAGCATTGAGCCATCAAAATCTTTACTTGg AAGGGGCCAAggagatacaaaatttattagaagaaCAACGAGCTTATGCAACATTAGGTAGAACATATTTTTGTTGGGCTGAAAGTCAGCCTGAGGATTCTGAAAGAAAACCTGATGCTCTTATAAGTGCAAGACAAGCGTACACGAAGAGTATACGTCTTTGCAATGa attggGTGATACTAACATTGACCTAAAAGAATTAATGACAATGAGGGCACGATTGTTACTGAATTTGGGATTAGTACTAGAAGCTGAAAAAAAAACCCAAGAGGCTGTTGATCTACTGGTAAAAGCTGCAGGTTTATGTAAGACACACAACTTGCGGGAAGATTTCTATAGAACGCAAATTGCTCTCGGAGGAATTTACGAGCGGAATCGCGATTACGATCTGGCTTTAACACATTTCGAAACTGCTGTTGAAGTTGATAATTCATGCTTGAAAGCGGAAGCACGATTTCTTCGAGCAGAATTGCTTTTAAAGATAGGAAAATGGACCGAATCACGAAAAATATTAGTGCTTCTTTACGTTACAGAAAACTTACCACAAAATCTGAAGCATCAAGTAGAAAAATGTCTCAGGATAG ttGCCACATTACAAACAACTGAAGAAGCTTTAACTACAGAAAAAGATACCAGCATTaagttgaaatattatgaGACATTAGGAGATGCGGCGGTGGCTGCACACTGTTTTGAGGAAGCTATAGAATATTACAGAAAGATGCTCATGTGTGCGGAAGAAATAGAAAGCGATCGCACAGGGGCAGCTTTATTAAGTTTAGCCCAAACATTGAAAGATGTTGGACGATATAACGAAGCATTGGACTTTGCTCGTAGAGAACTAGAACTATGCACAAATCCACGTGAAATATGTAGATCTGCTTTGTTTTTAGTAGATTTATTGATAACTATTAAAGCAAACAACAAAGAgattgaagaaatttatagTCTAGCcttgaaaaatgcaaaagcTTGCAATGATATTTCTTTAGAAACAAGTGTTTTAAGAGAACACTTGAATTATCTAACAAATACTAATAGAACAGAAGAGATAGGAGCACTTTCAGAAAAGTTAGAtacattggaaaaattatgtaatgaTACAGATAGTGAAAGCGAATCAGAAGAAAACAATATTGGCGCGAACATTTGCTTGGAAGATTTGTCGGATGTTGAAGCAGAATTAAAgattagagaaaatattaaaaatagaaaacgaacgagaaagaCGTCGGTTGCTataaaaaggaacgaaaaaggagaaacacAACTTCATGTAGCTTGTATACACGGGAATGTTGAAactgtagaaaaattattagaatctGGTCATTTAACGAATGTTAGAGACCATTTTGGCTGGACTCCTCTTCATGAAGCAGCTAATCATGGTCATGtcgaaattgcaaaattattattaaaatatggtGCAGATGTAAATGATCCTGGAAGTTTGATGTGCCAAGGAGTTACTCCTCTTCATGATGCGGCTTCTTGCGGAAATTTTACCATGATGagatttttaatcgaacatGGAGCAAATGTGGAACTTAAAACGAACGATGATGATACTGCACTAGATTGTCTAGAACAATGGAGGAATCGTGTTGATGCTTTATCTTCTGAAGATCAAATGGAGTATGATGAAATGCACAAATTATTGTCTGTTATGATACCAGCgagtaataagaaaatttcgaaacgatcTCATACATCATCATGCAATTCAAAAACTCACAGCATAGATGAAAATGTTGTTATAGAAAAGATCTCTGCAGGTGAAGATTATAAAAGAACTATAGCTAACTTGAAACATAGGAATGATCCAATTGGAGCTTCTTTGTTCTCTATGAAACGAAATGTAAATCCACTTTTGAATAGTGAAGAGGTTCTTTTAGATGATTGGTTGGAAGATGATATCAatgaaagtataaataatagaagGTGCTCTGATGAACATTCCTCCTCAATGACGAAGAGGAAATCAAGTAACGGAAATACCGATgttgagaaaaatttaaaacggCAAAAAATGAATGATCAAGATCAAGTAATTGAAGATAATGAATGTGATGTAATAGAGGAGGATAGTAATGATAGTTGCAGTACTGAAATCAGACGGATTTCTACTGAACgtaaaattcagaaaaaaaaacagcaaATGTCGTTGTTATCAATTGGATTTACTAAAGATTCTACTTCTCGTAGTTCTTCACCTGTAATTCCATTCAACACAGGATATGAATCAACAGAAATCAATACTATGAGATcagttattttaaacatccttgtagatggaaaaatgtttaaaacccaaatagaattttcgaatACAATGAAGCCCGtagtaaaagaaattgtaactGATATTGAAACTAGATTCTACAACGATACTGGATGTAAAACAAAACTAGATCTAAAAACTATGGATGGTATTGCGATCAATTGCAATAACGTGTTCACGATATTAAATGAAGGggatattgttaaaaatttgacaTGCGAAATAATTGAGTTAGAAACTCCTTCTATTGTCGAGCGATATGGGGcgatttgtaaaaattacaatatag atgttCGAGAATGCATATTAAAGTGTTTGAAATCATGCGAGAACACGTTTACTTTGCGATTAAAACAAGAAGAtattagaaaagaagaatttatatctttattgaAAACTCTAGAATATCAAAagaatgttcaaatattagaTTTATCCGGTGGTAACTTATATGAACTTGGAAAATCTTTAAATGATTGTATTTTAAGATTGTCAGCTTTGCAAGAATTGTGCCTTCAAGGATGTGATATAGATTGTAAGTGTCTAAGTAAATTAGAGAAACTACCTCCCCAACTTAAGTTTCTTGATCTCAGCTATAATCCTCTTGGATCATCAAGTCAAGAAATCTTATTCAAACTTTTCACCCCTTTAACACAGCTTAGGACATTGAATTTGCGATATTGtcaattatgtaattttcgttttcttttgaACAACAATAGTCTagtaaatttagatatttcttGGAACTGTTTCAGTGAAGATGAAGTCTGTGTCACTTTACAAAGACAATTacttaatttgaatttatcgaaTACTATTTGTTCTAGGGATTTTAATttggttaaaaatatttttaataaaacagatttttcatttgttaattTGGAATGTTTAGAGCTTGCTTCATGCGAATTATCGGATACTGacattagaaatatattgtcACGTGTATCGAATCTTTCGAAATTGGTGCttaaaggaaatagaaaagtgggAGCAcaatcattaaatttattattgaaatacacACCAACACTAAGACATATCGATGTTAGTGGATGTGAGAATATTACTGAATTTCCTGATTCCGaagtatttattgaaaaaccTGAGATTTGTACATTAATCGTGAGTATGTATCCAGAAGTGTGCGACTGTTGGGTTCATTTATGGCGAGGGAAGGGTGTAGTGAAGAAACTCCCGCATAATCTTACTATTTTCAAACCggtactttaa